One window of the Actinomycetota bacterium genome contains the following:
- a CDS encoding MoaD/ThiS family protein, giving the protein MSQGQGVVRVRLFAAAKSAAGTSEVELEAGTIATISAALVAQYPALAAVLPACSFLIDGLQAGQEPSRTRVEAGSVVDVLPPFAGG; this is encoded by the coding sequence GTGAGTCAAGGACAGGGAGTCGTGCGAGTGCGACTCTTCGCTGCAGCCAAATCCGCCGCGGGAACATCTGAAGTCGAACTTGAGGCCGGAACTATCGCCACGATCAGCGCCGCATTGGTCGCGCAATATCCCGCCTTGGCTGCTGTCCTGCCGGCTTGTTCGTTTCTGATTGATGGCTTGCAAGCCGGGCAAGAACCAAGCCGTACGAGAGTTGAAGCTGGTTCGGTGGTGGATGTGCTGCCACCATTTGCGGGCGGCTGA
- the moaA gene encoding GTP 3',8-cyclase MoaA: MGELPVTASHLIDSFGREHRDLRISLTDKCNLRCTYCMPEDFASWTPNANLLSRQELVRIVGVAVARGITSVRLTGGEPLLHPEVVEIVRDIAHLPNAPAISLTTNGLLLAELAAPLREAGLQRINVSLDTLDRKRFAEVTKRDRLDDVLAGIAAAELAGIRPIKINTVLLNGVNESEANGLLRHAIAAGWSLRFIEQMPLDAGGIWSRATMVTAAQTIEALSAEFHLEALDNRGSAPAEEYLVNGGPATVGIIASVTQPFCGSCDRLRVTADGQVRNCLFARSESDLRSILRDPELTEDQQTSAIAHVLGLSVLAKQRGHGIGDPLFLQPARPMSAIGG, translated from the coding sequence ATGGGTGAACTGCCTGTGACCGCCTCGCATCTCATCGACAGCTTCGGGCGTGAGCATCGCGATCTTCGGATCTCGCTGACAGACAAGTGCAATCTTCGCTGCACCTACTGCATGCCGGAGGACTTCGCATCCTGGACGCCCAACGCAAATCTCCTTTCGCGCCAAGAGCTTGTGCGCATCGTTGGCGTGGCAGTGGCCCGAGGCATCACTTCTGTTCGCCTGACCGGTGGTGAACCGCTGCTGCATCCCGAAGTCGTGGAGATTGTGCGCGATATTGCGCACCTGCCGAACGCGCCCGCCATCTCACTGACGACGAACGGGCTGCTGCTGGCCGAGCTGGCAGCGCCTCTGCGCGAGGCGGGGCTGCAGCGCATCAACGTCAGCTTGGACACCCTGGATCGCAAACGCTTCGCCGAAGTCACCAAACGCGATCGTCTCGATGATGTTCTCGCCGGGATTGCCGCAGCCGAATTGGCGGGCATCAGGCCGATCAAGATCAACACGGTCCTGCTGAACGGCGTCAACGAATCCGAGGCCAACGGTCTGCTTCGCCACGCGATTGCTGCTGGATGGTCACTCCGGTTCATCGAGCAGATGCCATTGGACGCAGGCGGGATATGGTCGCGCGCGACGATGGTGACCGCTGCACAGACCATTGAAGCGCTGAGCGCTGAATTCCACCTCGAAGCACTAGACAACAGAGGCAGCGCACCCGCGGAGGAGTACCTCGTCAATGGCGGACCGGCCACGGTCGGCATCATCGCAAGTGTGACCCAACCCTTCTGCGGGAGCTGCGACCGATTGCGCGTGACCGCCGATGGGCAAGTGCGCAATTGCCTGTTTGCGAGATCTGAATCAGATCTCCGCAGCATTCTGCGCGATCCCGAGCTCACTGAAGATCAGCAAACATCGGCCATTGCTCACGTCTTGGGACTCTCAGTGCTCGCCAAACAGCGCGGCCATGGCATTGGGGATCCCTTGTTCTTGCAGCCTGCACGGCCAATGTCAGCAATCGGAGGCTGA
- a CDS encoding molybdenum cofactor biosynthesis protein MoaE, whose translation MSSKSITEQLSFTKVTTEPIVMADLESAVLTDEIGASVNFIGRVRNHDHGRAVRSLEYEAHPSAADVLDLISKTITEQFAGVRLAAVHRVGRLSIGEIALGIVVGSAHRGEALSACSALVEEIKSSLPIWKLQIFDDGTSEWVNCL comes from the coding sequence CGATCACGGAGCAGCTTTCCTTCACCAAGGTCACTACAGAGCCCATCGTGATGGCGGATCTTGAATCAGCAGTACTGACCGACGAGATCGGTGCATCAGTGAATTTCATCGGCCGTGTGCGCAACCACGATCATGGTCGTGCGGTGCGTTCCCTCGAGTACGAGGCACATCCCAGCGCTGCCGACGTGCTCGACCTCATTTCCAAGACGATCACCGAACAATTCGCCGGAGTACGCCTCGCAGCTGTTCATCGCGTGGGACGACTATCGATCGGCGAAATAGCGCTGGGGATTGTGGTGGGATCCGCGCATCGCGGCGAGGCGCTTTCTGCTTGCAGCGCTTTGGTGGAAGAGATCAAATCTTCACTGCCTATATGGAAACTGCAGATCTTTGACGATGGAACATCGGAATGGGTGAACTGCCTGTGA